One part of the Rutidosis leptorrhynchoides isolate AG116_Rl617_1_P2 chromosome 1, CSIRO_AGI_Rlap_v1, whole genome shotgun sequence genome encodes these proteins:
- the LOC139846649 gene encoding probable xyloglucan endotransglucosylase/hydrolase protein 26, whose product MTSFRAFIAVALVSAIAFQSFLVNGNFYSDTYFNWGGEHSYIFGDGDDLNLILDQSAGSGVQSHKSYLFGSIELLIKLVPGNSAGTVTAYYLSSTGDYHDEIDFEFLGNSTGEPYTMHTNIFTNGKGNREQQFKLWFDPTADFHNYTIHWNPTAVVWYVDSIPIRVYRNYQSEGIGFPNEQGMQVYSSLWNADNWATRGGQVKIDWTCAPFRAGLRKFNARACEWKGPNSIYECAYPNEANWWTAPVYDQLNWDQQGKMKWVQENYMIYNYCTDYERFHWQMAPECSKPQY is encoded by the exons ATGACAAGCTTTCGGGCATTCATTGCAGTCGCACTTGTCTCAGCGATTGCGTTCCAATCGTTCCTTGTTAACGGAAACTTTTACAGTGACACATATTTCAATTGGGGTGGCGAGCATTCCTACATTTTTGGTGATGGTGATGACCTTAATCTCATATTGGATCAATCTGCAG GATCTGGTGTACAGTCACACAAATCATACCTTTTCGGAAGCATTGAACTGCTAATCAAGCTGGTTCCGGGGAACTCTGCAGGAACTGTCACCGCATATTAC CTGTCGTCTACGGGTGACTATCATGATGAGATTGACTTTGAGTTTTTAGGAAACTCAACAGGAGAACCTTACACCATGCATACAAATATCTTTACTAATGGAAAAGGAAATAGGGAGCAACAGTTTAAATTATGGTTTGACCCAACTGCTGACTTTCATAATTACACCATTCACTGGAACCCAACCGCAGTCGT GTGGTACGTTGATAGTATACCAATTAGGGTGTACAGAAACTACCAAAGTGAAGGaattgggttcccaaatgaacaagGAATGCAAGTGTATTCTAGTTTGTGGAATGCAGATAACTGGGCCACGAGAGGTGGTCAAGTCAAAATTGACTGGACTTGTGCACCTTTCAGGGCTGGTTTGAGAAAATTTAACGCAAGAGCTTGTGAATGGAAAGGGCCTAATAGCATTTATGAGTGTGCGTACCCTAACGAGGCTAACTGGTGGACCGCCCCTGTGTACGACCAATTGAACTGGGACCAACAGGGTAAAATGAAGTGGGTTCAAGAAAACTACATGATCTACAATTACTGCACGGATTACGAGCGTTTCCATTGGCAGATGGCTCCTGAATGCTCCAAGCCACAATactaa